The Aspergillus flavus chromosome 2, complete sequence region AGATTGAGTGCCATGATCCTTCTCAAGATTTAGTATACATGTTTATGCCAATGACACGCAGACGCCGTGCAAAGACCCCTGGAAAATATTAAAGGTTGTATACAACGGCCAGGGTTCACAATGATGAAACATGTCTAGGTCACACCATCGTAGCACGAAACACGAGCATGCCAGAATCTCCATGATAAACCTTCTTTTTCATTATGGCCTACTTCAGTGTCCTAAGTAACAGCTCTTCGTTCCAAATTTAGAAATGGCCCCACGCAGTACTAACAGTGTTCCAAACTCGTCCATCCTATAGTAAAGTTTGATTGTCCAGCCTGTAACATCCCGCACATAGGAAATATAGCATGATACACCCTCTGTTCGATGCTCAATGGCTGCCCCGGGAAATACATAGGCCGATACTACAGGGAAGAGCATCATTGTTGCTTGGGAATGCTGCAATCCGCAGGCTCACTAGGCTGCGACGGATCAAAGCGACAGGATCCCTCCGTACACTTTCTAGATTAATACATCTATCTGGCAGCGAATAACTTGGGGAGTCCTCTCACCTTATTCAAACACTTTTTGCTAGTCCACTTCCCCccaatcttctttttgcaGGTTGGCTTGCGTGTCCTGGTATCGCATGTCTTTCACGTATTAGCTGTAAGGTTCATGATGGCACAGGTAGCATGGCTTACACCGTAGAGCATCCCAGATTGTCCCAGCTTGTTAGCATCAGTGGGCCCGACGTTTTTGTCACTAACGCCGTTGCCATCACCTGGGGGCGAAACTACAATTTCGGGGATAACGCCAGTGTTATGGGGTCCTCCAGGTTGGGCAGACACAGTGGCAACTGCAGCGAGGAGTATCACAGAGATAAGACTGGCTTTCATGTTGGAATAATTGATGATTGTGGAAATAGAGCTCGTAGGCCGCAAGAGGAGACGAAGAGATAACAGAAGAGGTGGATGGAGAGATTGACGATTTACATATCGCTGTAAAGGGGAGATGGACTGTCTTAAATAGCAGAGTTGAGATAATCGTATACCGAGTAAGGCGATGCAGATTTTGAACGGGGCACTCGATAGTTTGTACCTTCCTTTGAGGAGTATCCTGCTGATTGAACTTCATGTAATTGTGCTACACAAGCCATTTTGTGTGCCACGAGATATATCAGAACAGCAAATCGCAGGCTGTGCGCTGGTTAAACAGGAAACCAAAGTTTGACGCCCGGTAAACCGCTGCTTTGTGGCTCTTCAAGCGTCCAAGAGGTAGACTTGTCGGGCGATGGCCCGTGTGTCACCCCCTTATTCAGACTAATATACTCCAGCCTTGCGACCTCTATCCGATTGACTATCCCGGGGCCATTGGCTATATCAGGACTAGGTACAGCATAACCTTGCAAGAGGTTTATTCGTACGGGCCCTATGTTCAGCACCTAAGCGTGACTCGCACCTCCTCGCGGTGCTCAGAGCTAGTAGATATAATCAACCTTAGAGAAGGAGGTTGTCCTGACGGCAGAAATGGAGGGTTTACAAACCGTAGCCTCTCGGGCGAAAACGTCCAAGAGTCGACGATCATATGAATGCCATTGAACCACACTGTTATGGTTATATCTGTAGTATAAAAGGACTCAGTTGGTGGAACAGTAACATGCTCAGGGCTTGACCACCTGCACTTGGTCTCCTTGGATACTGGGATTAAGCTATTCGCTGAGCAGGGTCAACGATGTCATTCTTTTCCGGAGCATGTCCGCGATGCGTAGCCCAGTCGGCGGTCCTTGTGCCGATTGCGGTATTCCCATCGAGACGATTGCAGTTGTATAGGCTCGGATCTTGTTTCAGGTGTTGTTGTATGACACTACGCGTGGTCAACCACAAGACCTCCTAAACAATGCACAATCACTACAAATGGATGTTGGCTTTGAGATTCTATGCAGATCGTCATTTGAAGTGCTGGTTCTAGACTCTGGTATTCTAGGGGCTGTTCAACCGACCGTTCGAGACCTCATTCTTCGCAGCGCCAAATCATGAGCCAGAAACTTTACATCGATCTCTTGACATGTTGAAACCAGCTATGGAGAGGGTGTTCGTAATATCGGTAACCTATCCGGAAGTTTTAATCAGGTATTGGGTAGATCCAAACCCAGAAACGCATGTAGCCAGAGCTTCCTCGTTTGGCTGTGAGCCCAGGTCGATTCCCAACTCCGCGTCAGAACATGGATAAAGACAATATTGAAATGGTGGCTAGGAGATCATGGGTGATAGGAAATAGCAGTAATATGTGTAGTAACCGCAGTCGGTTCGGGGTTGAGGCTGAGGCTGTATTACGCATCCTTGCATTAgcctcagccttctcccttttttcaCCTTCCTATCCCTCCCCCCGCCATATCATACAAGACTTTGCTACCTAGGGTCATCAGTCAACTCCATCACTATGTCGTCGGCCGACTCCAGCACCTTTCACACCCAAGGCGGGGCGATGTTTAACGGTAACCTCACAGCTAATCGCGACATCAACATACGTATGGAACTGAGCCACATCTCCTGAACCGGGCATTGACGACAAGGATATCCGTAGATAACATTACCACAATCCAACCGTTGGCACGTACTCTCCACCATTCGCTATTCATTTCATCTGACACGTTCAAGCAGGTTCAAACCgagcttgctcttctcgtAGCTCTCAACACCTTCAAGGAGAACTTGGAAAGTACCAATTCAAGCGATACACTACTCTCGGAACTTGACAAAGAACCACAAAACTGCAATTGGGTGCTACTCGATCTAGAAGCCCTCAAAGAACATTTTGAAAGTGTTGGGCCGGATACTCAGGTCACCTGGGAGCGCGAGGGATGGAAAATCGACGAAGTGGCAGAGATCCGAGCGAGGCTATCATCATATGTAGGGATGCTGAACTTGTGGAGCATCAATACGATCAAGTACGAAAGCACTGACCCGAGCCTTGGTGAGATGGGCTTGGATGTTGAACGGCTGTTCCCTAGGTCCTCGCAAGCACACGTTGAAcagatgttgaagatattCATCGACGAAGTCCGCAGCGGGAAACGGGAGGCATCAGTTGTTTCGAGTAACTCGCTTTCGCTAACTGGGAAGGAAGCCTGGAGGCAACTGCGTAAAAAATTAGAAGGGGTGGGAATTAGCCCAACACGTTTGCCCAGAATCGGACTTTCATTCGGACAACGCTTAAAAGAGCTATCGAGGAAGAGGGCCTTGGCGGAGATTTGCGGTTCGGCATTCATGACATGGATGAGTTAAACGAAGATATAGAGAGACATGATGAACCTCCGgcaacagcagccacagGAAGCACAGACACTGACGCAGTATCGCAGGATAAGACCACCAATGGAAGACCCAAATCCGTCTTGCCATCGTGGGTAAGAAAGCCCACTCGAATTGCCAACATGCTGTACAAAGTGATTGACAGCGGAAACGAATTTATCTATTGTGCCGCCGACGGAGACTTGAATGCGTCAAGCAGAGGTTGGATCAGGGGGTGGATGTCAACATGAAAAAAGATGCTGGAGAGACAGCACTTTCCCAGGCAGCCGCAAATGGGTTTGCCGATGTGGTTCGGTTTCTGGTAAATCATGGCGCGCACATCGACATACAGAACCGGAAGCACGAACCTCCCCTGGCCCAGGCCGCTAAGTACGGACACGAGGAGGTGGTTCGCGTGCTGCTCGAGCAGAGAGTGGACGTGAATCGAATCAATCAGAATGACGACAAAGATATGACCGCGGTGCATACGGCTGCGGAACATGGACAGGATGAAGTCGTCCGGCTCTTACTGGCAAATGGCGCGCATATTGATGTGAAGGATTTTCTGGAACATGACACCCCTGCATAAAGCTGCGAAAAGTGACCAGGTGAAGACGATGCAGATATTATTGAACCACGGTGCGAACCTAGGGGATGTCTGGCGTTACGCTGGTTCTAATTCATCACACGTTATCAGTAATTGGCAATACTCACTCACGTAGTACTTGACCTCGAACACAGTGTCATTGATATCTGCCCTAATGAAATGAGGTGCATATTGACCTTTCACTAGGAGTAAGCCTAGAATCCTCTACCGTGGTGTCCGCGCCAGATGATTATAGCAGAATCAATAGTCTAGCCTACGACAGGACCTACGAACAGGGATTTCAACGATGCTACATTAAACGATACAGTCGCCATAGACCAGAGGCTACTATGGTAGAACGGGGTTCATAGGTTCATAAATTGCTGCCGTGTATATCCCTCTTGTCAATAGTGATGTCGGGGATTTGGTCTTATCTATAACAGTGTCGGCGGGGCATCCATTAAGAATAGGTACTTTAAACATGGTATCGTCTTGTTGCtaagttatataatttaactCATTGCTAGAACAACCAGATAAGGCGTTTAGGTAACCCTAACCGGGGCCTTGTTGAGTGGGACCTCAGTGCGGTCTTGTTCCGCGAATGCTTCTGTAAGCAACCGGAAGGAAACAGTATATGCATTTGAGTGCTCTGTGGATCCCTGATGTAACCTCAGCCACACTTTGTTTCATGAACATTTTAGGTTGACGAGATCCACCTGGGATCTACGTTTGCTGTGAACGTCAAGAATACCGAGTCTGGACAAGCCAGCCATGGGCTGCCAAAGAGGGTAACCTTCACGCGAATAATCTACTCATCTAACATGCAAGGAGCTAGCTGAAGGTGGCTGTACATTTCTATTAGTCTTCATGATTCCAACGAGACTAGCCCATTCTCGGCTGAGAGGCAATGTAAGATACACAACCATCACGGCGACGGGTTTGGGCCAGCAGACGATGACATGGCAGAAGGATAATTTCCCTGCAGCTTCCCGCCGCTCAGCTTACCTTATTCGTTAGGAAAAGCCACGATTTAGAGACTAGAGAAAGGGATAACGAATCTCACTCAAGGTTGAGGTACGTATTCAAATGTCGTTTTCAGCTATCGCTACCTAAGCATTGCCATAGGTATGTAAATTGcttaatagatatagatgcGATGATGAACTTAGGAGCGTCCAAGCATCTAGATTCAGGACCTCAAACTACAGCTAGTTCCCACGCGCACAATATTGGTTAGCTTCGTTGCTTGGCGTGTTGCGTGCCCAATGTTGAGAATGGGCTAGAATTAGAATCGTCACACTAGGCTCATAGCCTCATTTCTTTACCTCTAGCAATAGAGACATATAAAGCTAGACCTGCTCAGGTGTGGTTTGATCAATCTTCCACACGCATGATCGACTGTCAAGAGAATACCTCATTCAATTTTCCCAAATCAAGTTTCACCATGAGAGAATCACTCCAAACTTTCATCTTTTCGATACTCCTCCTTGGATGCAACATTGCTCCCGCACACGCGAGAATACCAGCGTCCGCTTTCAGAAGTGGACGGTTGCGCTCTTACAATGATACGCCGATATACAACCCAGGTATACATCATAGCCCAAGTACGGATGTGTTGGGAAACCTTGAGAATCATGGCTCAAGTGTTCAAGACGCGCCCAAAGCACCTACTTTGTCCTCTGGTAGGTTTAAAAGCTCTCCGCAACAGTACTATGATGCTCCTGCTTTGGAATATTTCACCAAAGAATGTATGGCTTTACCAAAGCTAACCTTGCCGCAGATGCTGCCAAGCCTGGATGTCCTTCTCTCACGGGGAACATCACCGTCAATGCCTACCAATTGTATCCGGAACATGCCGACTTCGATGACAATGACTGTCTAGTCTATCTAAGGTACGCGTTTCTCTAAGAGGCAATTTTCAGCACTTGGCATGAACTGACCTTGTCTTGTTCACACCTAAAGCGCCCTCTACAATAGCACTGTCGCTGTTTACGATCCttacaagaagaaaatggtGAATACTATACAGCTTCCGGGACTCTCTGGTGACCCGACACTCCACATGAGTGGCGTTGTGGTGGATCCTCAAGGTCTACTCTCGGTCATCGTGGATGCCGGCGCTGCCTTTGACACTCAAGGCCAAGATATTTCAGGCGACAACTTCCTGGTTAAGGTTGATCCAAGCCGTGGTCAGGTCCTTTGGAGAAAGAACCTTACTGAAGTAACGAATGGCGTGTACGGTGGCTACCAAGATGCTGCTCACGACACTCGCGGCAACACCTTTGTCGTGGGCACTTTCCCGGCGAGCATCGTGAAGGTTGGTCCCAATGGCTCAACTGCCATTCCTTGGTACTTGCAGCCTCAGCCCAACCAAACAGTTCCTGGCCTCTCGGGACTTGCTGTCAAAGGTGACATACTGCTTGGTACGGATGGCTCCGATGGACAGCTGTACCGTTTCAACATGACAGACGAAATGGGACACAAAATTCATGTTCCGCTGAGGGGCAGGAATGCGACTAGGATCGGTAATAGCTTGGATGGAATCCTTCTGCCAAAGCAATTCAATGGCACCGTATTGTTGGTCTCTGACACTACGGATGGAACCATTGTGCTCCGTTCAGCTGATGGACTGTGGACAAGTGCAGAGATGGTGGGAACAGTTCCCAACCTGTATGCATCTCAGAACGGATTTTCAGTGGACAACGTGGAGATTGGCGGCAGCTTGTACTCGGTCACTGAattcttccttgatgaaaaAGTTCCGGGGACTCTGGCAGGAAACCGAGCGCAGTTTCCCTTGGTTGATATCACACAGCAGGTGCTAAGATTGCTAAAGTAGTCCAAGGGCATGGGCTTATAGACCTCACGCCGATTCCTTTAGGCACAACCTTCTGTGTTGAACTAGGTGTCAGGAACGTTTATTCTGGCTTTGTGTTTCCCATCGTTTGTCCCGATACAGTGGTACTATCTGTTGCAGTGGAAAGATAGATCATTAgacaaaaataaagattacAAGGGTTAGAGTCGCAATATCAATTATTTTTGCTCCCACTCTTTGTATCAAAACTCTCGCCGGAATTAAATCATACGAATGGAATCGGCTAACGACGACAACTAGTATGTTCAACTTGTAGTTGAGTGGATTCAACTATAATCGTAGAACACCTTTCCATGAAGACAAATCTATGGGTTAGTTTGAACATGCGATGTAATCCGCGTGCAAACGATCCTGTACTGGCATCTACTCATCTATGACACATATGTGGATATCTAAATATCTGCAGGATAGAGATAGAAAATTGCAGCAAGGAGAAAGTTTTCGTCAGGTCTAAACTTGTAGAGAAACTGGTACCGGATCCGCGGTCCAGAAGAGGCGGTACAACCACGGCATTTGACCACACCATGtagtataaattaatttctagtGGTGTATAATGACTGCCTTGTTCGGAGCATACGCGAGGAATACAGAGTTGGTGTAGAGAAAGAATCCTGGGTGTGGTATCATTGGTGAAAAGCCTAAAGCTACCTAACTGTGACTTGTATCACTGCTGGGTTAATCGCAAGAATCGCGCCATTAACGGCTTCCAGACCAGTCCCGGCTCCACAGACGGGAGTTTTTAGGTAGGTAACGTGGAAGGATTCGACGGGAGAAGCAGAATTGTTCTAGATGTTCGAAGGATTTCTTGGCTATCTGTTTTTTGGGTCCGTGTATTTTGCCACCTAGCCCGGCTCGCGATTGATAATCAGATTATTGTATGCAAGTATGATCCACATATTCTGACATATGCAGGGCTTGAGGTTAGACAGTTCTAGTATGTGGGTACCTGAATCGAGAGCCTGCAGCGGAATTAATTCCTAATAATCGTAAACTGATGGCTGAGCACTTGGAATGGCCTCAGTGGTGAGCTGATCATTGCATCTCATACCCCAAAGCCACCGCATTTCAGCACGTTGTCAAGGTACAGCACGAGCTACAATGGAATTGATGTATACCATAAGAAAGGGGTGCTGACTCCGGAGAGAAGGCTAAGGCACTCGCAGGAGCATGTTGTACAACGAATCCAAAGCAAATACAATGGATGCGTGACGAAGTCAATATACTTGTCTGTCGTCAAAGTTCCCCTGTCTGCCTCTATCAGATGATAATAGTTTCAGGTTATGCCAAGGAATATAACATGGTATCATTTTAGGTACATCAAGCGGGCCTCTGTGTCCTGTAATAATGGAGCCCAGTCATCACTGTATAAGCGGTAAAGGTAGCTGACATACTTCATATCCCTTCTATATAATACTCCTCCTGGGCAGGCCACCGTGGTCGTTGTCCCTCACCATCCGCTGTATACTTGTTACCTCAATATATGCTGCACATCCTATAGTACTGCCCAATATGAAGAGCCCATTTGTCGGATGGATGCTATCCATTATCTTGCTGACCCCTTTTGCTGCGACAAACGGTCTTCCCTCTAACAGCAGCATCATCGTTGATACGGCGCCCAATTCTGTGCGTCCATATGTCCTTCCGAAATATAAGGGAGATGCAATAAAGCTTACCTCGTCCCAAACGATCCGCTTCTCCATCACCGCCAACTCGTCCGACGGTGCCTTTTCGTTGCTGCAACATAACGGCAAAGCTTCAGGCTGGTTATCAGCTCGGCCACACACTCATGGAGTGACACACGAGCATCTCTACTGCACCCGTGGGCGTTGTCAGCTCTAGGGACAGAAGAATGCCACCAATTCCAGCCACGAGGCGCGTGTCTCTACACCTGGTGATTACGGCAATATCCCCCCAGGTTCCATCCACACATTCCAGCTGGTCGATCCTGACTCACAACTTACGCATGTCTTCCATCCTGGCGGTTTCGAGAAACTCTTCAAGGTCTTCAGCCAAGGAGACCACGATACCCATGGCATCAGCGCACCCTATGTTCCCATTCCAGATGATCCTTCCCCCTTCGGGCCGATGACGCCCCGGGAATACAACCTCCTCGTCTCGTAGGACCTGTACGCAGCACCAGAGGAGGAATATATTCCAAGGCGCGACTTTATGAATGGCACAGCTGGTGAAGGCAAGCAGTCTTGGCACGATGGGCCGAACACCCCTCCCGACGATTCGATGACTCCATACTTCGTTGCCAAAGATTACGGCCCGAAATATCTCAACACTGACATCGGTTACAAGGTTATCCAGCCGCTCGCAACCCCCACACAAACAGAAGGGAATTTTACCATGGGAACCATTATCATGTCAAGTAAGCTGACGAACGAGTCCGTCTCGACGGCGACATTGCCGCATCACTTTGCTCTCCAAATGGAGGAGGGCCAGCTTGCTTTCCAGGTACAGGGCTATGAGTTGGTGCATTTGTTGCATGGTGATGTGGCGTTTGTCCCCGCCGGGGTGTCCTTTTCATACTATGCTACTGTGCCCTATACCAAGTTTATGTATATGAATGCAGGAAGTAAGGGGTTGGATTACCAGTTATTGAGGAGGAGCGTGTCCTGGGACTTTCCCGCATATCCCATATCTCCCGGGTTTAAGGCTAACATTACTGGAAGCAAGTTTACCTAGCTGTGATTACTGTTACCGGACATGGACTGCAGGCCTGTGTCCTCCTCCTGTGTGTGTCTGTGAATATCATAGCCCCCGATGTGAACTGGTCCAATTGAACCGAG contains the following coding sequences:
- a CDS encoding RmlC-like cupin domain-containing protein, whose amino-acid sequence is MKSPFVGWMLSIILLTPFAATNGLPSNSSIIVDTAPNSVRPYVLPKYKGDAIKLTSSQTIRFSITANSSDGAFSLLQHNGKASGWLSARPHTHGGQKNATNSSHEARVSTPGDYGNIPPGSIHTFQLVDPDSQLTHVFHPGGFEKLFKVFSQGDHDTHGISAPYVPIPDDPSPFGPMTPREYNLLEEYIPRRDFMNGTAGEGKQSWHDGPNTPPDDSMTPYFVAKDYGPKYLNTDIGYKVIQPLATPTQTEGNFTMGTIIMSSKLTNESVSTATLPHHFALQMEEGQLAFQVQGYELVHLLHGDVAFVPAGVSFSYYATVPYTKFMYMNAGSKGLDYQLLRRSVSWDFPAYPISPGFKANITGSKFT
- a CDS encoding uncharacterized protein (expressed protein), which translates into the protein MKASLISVILLAAVATVSAQPGGPHNTGVIPEIVVSPPGDGNGVSDKNVGPTDANKLGQSGMLYGTCDTRTRKPTCKKKIGGKWTSKKCLNKCTEGSCRFDPSQPSEPADCSIPKQQ